The sequence below is a genomic window from Fibrobacter sp. UWB10.
GAAATCCTTGAACGATTCTCGCAGAATATTCGGCAGGACCATCTGGTCGACTACATTTTCGGAGTAATTGAATTCCTGATTTTTGTAAAAGTCCAGCGCAACCTTCATCGGGCTGAATCCGGCTTCGCAGCCCATGGTGGCGGCTTCGATTCGGTCAGAGCCATTCTCGTAGCCTAAAATGTAGGGCTGATCCAGCATCGGCTCGAATGAACGCAGAACTTCGACATCGGTGTCGAGGTAAAGTCCGCCTTCTGTATACAGCGCGTAGAGTCTTACGGCGTCGGCCGCAAAGGCCCAATTTTTCTGGACGAGCGCTTTGTTTACCCAAGGAATGTCGAGGGCTTTTGCTTTATCGTAGTCCCACTTGACCCATTCAAAGTTGGGCAAAAACTTGTGCCAGCTGTCAATGCAACGCTGGATGCTTTCAGGGAATGGCTCGCCAG
It includes:
- a CDS encoding glycosyltransferase — protein: MIPKKLHYCWFSGEPFPESIQRCIDSWHKFLPNFEWVKWDYDKAKALDIPWVNKALVQKNWAFAADAVRLYALYTEGGLYLDTDVEVLRSFEPMLDQPYILGYENGSDRIEAATMGCEAGFSPMKVALDFYKNQEFNYSENVVDQMVLPNILRESFKDFKDLKILPESAFSPKSFIDGKIRATKDSFSIHHFSSSWRPESVRKGIARRQMLFAKFPRPIAKALSIPLALWTNLQALGILGTLQKLKALFKQPKN